The window GCTGCGGCGTGGCATCGGCATGACCTCCCAGCGCACCCGGGAGCGGCTGATCCAGCGCCTGTGCGAGGAGGGCGTTTCGAACACCAAGGTGCTCGACGTCATCCGTCGTACCCCGCGCCACCTGTTCGTCGACGAGGCGCTGGCGCATCGCGCCTACGAAGACACCGCGCTGCCGATCGGCCACAACCAGACGATCTCGCAGCCGTTCATGGTTGCCCACATGAGTGAACTGCTGCTCGAGGCCGGGCCGCTGGACAAGGTGCTGGAGATCGGCACCGGCTCGGGCTACCAGACGGCAATCCTGGCCCAGTTGGTCGAGCGGGTGTTCTCGGTGGAACGCATCAAGGTGCTGCAGGACCGGGCCAAGGAGCGCCTGGTGGAACTGAACCTGCGCAACGTGGTGTTCCGCTGGGGGGATGGTTGCGAAGGCTGGCCGGCGCTGGCGCCGTACAACGGCATCATCGTCACCGCCGTGGCGCCGGAAGTGCCGCAGGCATTGCTCGACCAGCTGGCGCCCGGTGGCCGTATGGTGATCCCGGTGGGGCCAGCCGGCGAAACCCAGCAGCTGATGCTGATCGTGCGCGAGGAGCATGGATTCTCCCGCCGCGTGCTGGGGGCCGTGCGCTTCGTACCGCTGCTCAACGGCCCGCTGGCCTGAACACTGCTGGTTCGAGTCGCGCGATATTTTTGCGCCAGCACCGAATTCTTGCTGCAACGCCCTGTCTATCTGGCGGGGTGAAGCGCTAGCGCACAGCGTGTTGCAAGGCTTTGCAGCAGTCTTTCACCAACCCTGCCAATGCGGGCGGGCTTGGTTATAATTGCAATAATATTGCATTTCTTGTCTTCATATCGTTTTCGGCACCATGAGGGGAGCGCGGGTGGGTCACACAGTCATTCGGCAGCGCAAGGACGGGTCGGGTTTCACGCTTCTGGTGATTGCACTGGCCATGGGCGCGCTACTGGTGGGTTGCTCGAGCACCAGCAGCAACAGCGCGCGGGTGGTCGACCGCAACAACACCGTGCCCAAGCGCCCGGCAGTAACCACCGGGCAGTACATCGTCAAACCTGGCGATACGCTGTTCTCCATCGCCTTCCGTTATGGCTGGGACTACAAGGAGCTGGCTGCGCGCAACGGTATCGCGGCGCCTTACACCATTCGCCCGGGGCAAGCGATTCGTTTCAGCAGCGGCTCTACCGGCAGCACCACGGTGGTGTCCAGCCCGTCGTCGTCGAGCAAGACCACGGTCATCCGGCGGCCTGTGGGAAGCACCAGCACACCTACTGGCAACACCAGCAAACCGGCCACGCCGGCAGCCTCCAGCAGCGACCCGGTGGTCGCCACGGTGCCTGCCGCGGAGCGCGCGGTAGGTGGCTGGACCTGGCCTGCCAACGGCGTGCTGATTGGAAAATTCGCTTCAAACGGTAGTTTGAATAAAGGCATTGATATCGCCGGTGATTTGGGACAGCCTGTTTTTGCTGCGTCTGATGGTGCAGTGGTGTACGCCGGGAGTGGCTTGAGGGGCTACGGCGAACTGATCATCATCAAGCACAGCGATACCTACGTCAGTGCCTACGGCCATAACCGCAGGCTGTTGGTTCGGGAGGGGCAGCAGGTCAAGGCAGGGCAGTCGATTGCTGAAATGGGGTCCACGGGCACAGATCGGGTGAAGCTGCATTTCGAGATTCGCCGCCAGGGCAAACCCGTCGATCCGCTCCAGTTCCTGCCACGTCGTTGACCGTTGTACCCGGCCTGTTCCTGTGATGTAGAGGGGACAGGCTCCAGCGCTGCCAGGGAGATAGGTGCCGCTCGAGTCTGAGTTCGAACTCAGCAAAGGACTATAACAATGGCTCTCAGTAAAGAAGTGCCGGAGTTTGACATCGACGATGACCTGCTTCTGATGGAGACGGGAATCGTTTTGGAAACGGATGTGGTGTCAGACGAACCTGCTGTATCTTCGGTTCGGACGAGGGCCAAGTCGGGCTCTTCGCTCAAGCAACACAAGTACATCGATTACAGCCGGGCGCTCGATGCCACCCAGTTGTATCTCAACGAGATAGGATTCTCGCCTCTGCTTTCGCCGGAAGAGGAAGTGCACTTTGCGCGTCTGTCGCAAAAGGGCGACCCTGCCGGCCGCAAGCGCATGATCGAAAGCAACCTGCGCCTGGTTGTAAAAATTGCCCGTCGTTACGTGAACCGCGGCCTGTCGCTGCTCGACCTGATCGAGGAGGGCAACCTTGGGCTGATCCGTGCGGTCGAGAAGTTCGACCCGGAGCGTGGTTTCCGGTTCTCGACCTATGCGACCTGGTGGATTCGCCAGACCATCGAGCGGGCGATCATGAATCAGACCCGCACCATTCGCCTGCCGATCCACGTGGTCAAGGAACTGAACGTCTACCTGCGCGCTGCGCGCGAGCTGACCCAGAAACTGGACCACGAACCCTCGCCAGAAGAAATCGCCACGCTGCTGGAGAAACCGGTCGCCGAGGTCAAGCGCATGCTCGGCCTGAACGAGCGGGTGTCTTCGGTGGATGTGTCGCTCGGCCCGGACTCGGACAAGACCCTGCTCGATACCCTGACCGACGACCGCCCGACCGACCCATGCGAACTGCTGCAGGATGATGACCTGTCGCAGAGCATCGACCAGTGGCTGGGCGAGTTGACCGACAAGCAGCGTGAAGTGGTGGTGCGCCGCTTTGGCTTGCGCGGGCATGAAAGCAGCACCCTGGAAGATGTCGGACTGGAGATTGGCCTGACCCGCGAACGGGTGCGGCAGATCCAGGTCGAGGGGCTCAAGCGTTTGCGTGAGATTCTCGAGAAGAACGGCCTGTCCAGTGAGTCGTTGTTCCAGTAGCGGAAGCCTGTAACACAAAACGCCCCGATGATTTCGGGGCGTTTTTGTTTGTGGCGATCAGAGGTGTCCCATTCAAAATTGCGGGGGCGCTTTGCGCCCCTTTCGCGACACAAGGCCGCTCCCACAGGTATTTCATCGCCTTTGAATGTACCACTATCCTGTGGGAGCGGCCTTGTGTCGCGAAAGGGCTGCAAAGCAGCCCCAAGACATTATGTACCGCGCTACCCCAATAACATTGCGTGTAAGCCTTTGCTTACTTGTTCTGTAAGCCTTCTATGTACGCTTCAGTAAATCATTGTCGTATCCAGATCCTGCGTTTTCCCAACCTCTTGAAAATCCTGACTTATTCAGCTGTGAGGAAATGTGTCACCTGCAACACCCTGTGAGGTTTCGCGGTTGCCGGCCAGGCTCAAGTCGCTAGTATTCGAACTGTGCACAGGGACATGCACAGGCTTTCAGGAGGAAAGCCAGGGACATCGCAAGACGCGATTTCATCAGGATGATGTTTGGGACAAGCAGGGACTACGGAAAAAATGTGGGCGGGTCAAACCGCCCCTTTTTTTTGCCTGCAGAAAACAAAAAAGGCCCCAAAGGGCCTTTTTAGTGTCCGGACGCTATCAGCGCTCCAGATCTGCAATCTTGCCAGTCTTGCCATCCCATTCCTCAGCGTCCGGCAGGGCGTCCTTACGCTCGGTGATGTTCGGCCAGATTTCCGCCAGTTCGGCGTTCAGCTCGATGAAGTTTTCCATGCCCGCAGGCACTTCGTCTTCCGAGAAGATGGCTTGCGCTGGGCATTCCGGCTCGCACAAGGCGCAGTCGATGCACTCGTCCGGATGGATGACCAGGAAGTTCGGGCCTTCGTAGAAGCAGTCCACCGGACAGACTTCCACGCAGTCGGTGTATTTGCATTTGATGCAGTTGTCGGTGACGACGAAGGTCATTTCTAATTCTCTCCTCAGGCGACGGCGGCGGCCCTTCCTCTCAGGGCCGCGCGGTTTACGGGTATGTGGCTGCAGGCCAGGCTAATAACCTGCAGCACCAGCAAACCGCGGCGGATTCTACCAGCTTGTAGTGGGCGCCGTTATAACAGGTTCTTTAGTTGATATAGCATTTCGATAGCTTGACGCGGGGTCATGTCGTCCAGTTGCAGCTTGCCCAGCTTCTCGATGGCCGGGTGTGGCAGGCTGGCGAACAGGTCGCTCTGGTGCGGGACCTGTGGCACGTCCTTGGCCTTTTGGGCCGGGGGTTGTTCATGCGGCAGGCTGGTGGTTTCCAGCCTCGCCAGGTGTTCACGGGCACGCTGGATGACGGCCGTCGGCACGCCGGCCAGCTGCGCCACGGCCAGGCCGTAGCTCTGGCTGGCAGGACCAGGCAGCACGTGGTGCAGGAATACGATGCGTTCGTTGTGTTCGGTGGCGTTCAGGTGCACGTTGGCCACCAGTGGCTCGCTTTCCGGCAGCACGGTGAGTTCGAAGTAGTGCGTGGCGAACAGCGTGTAGGCGCGCAGCTGGGCCAGGCGCTCTGCGGCAGCCCAGGCCAGCGACAGGCCGTCGAAAGTACTGGTGCCGCGGCCCACTTCATCCATCAGCACCAGGCTGCGGTCGGTGGCATTGTGCAAGATGTTGGCGGTTTCGCTCATCTCGACCATGAAGGTCGAGCGGCCGCCGGCCAGGTCGTCGCTGGAGCCAATGCGGGTGAAGATGCGGTCGACCAGCGACAGCTCGCAGCTGGCAGCAGGCACGAAGCTGCCGATATGCGCCAGCAGCACGATCAGGGCGGTCTGGCGCATGTAGGTGGACTTACCGCCCATGTTCGGGCCGGTGATGATCAGCATGCGCGTGCTGTTGTCCAGGCCCAGGTCGTTGGCCACGAACGGTGTGGTCAGTACCTGTTCCACCACTGGGTGACGGCCCTGCTCGATGCGCAGGCACGGCTCGTCTACGAAGCGTGGGCAGTTCAGGTCGAGGTTCAGTGCACGTTCGGCCAGGTTGCTGAGCACGTCCAGTTCGGCCAGGGCGGCGGCGCTGTCCTGCAGCGGTGCCAGGTGGCTGATCAGGGTTTCCAGCAGGGCATCGTAGAGCATCTTTTCGCGGGCCAGGGCGCGGCTCTTGGCCGACAGCGCCTTGTCTTCGAACGCCTTCAGCTCCGGGGTGATGAAGCGCTCGGCGCCCTTTAGGGTCTGACGGCGGATGTAGTCCCCCGGGGCCTGCTCGGCCTGCTTGGTCGGCAGTTCGATGAAGTAGCCATGCACCCGGTTGTAGCCGACCTTGAGGTTGGCCAGGCCGGTGCGGGCCTTTTCCCGGGCTTCCAGGTCGATCAGGAACTGGCCGGCGTTCTCGCTGATCGCCAGCAGCTCGTCCAGTTCGTTGTCATAGCCGGCCTTGAGCACGCCGCCATCGCGGATCACCGCCGGCGGGTTGTCGATGATCGCCCGCTCCAGCAGGCTGGCCAGTTCGGGATAGGTGCCGGTAATGGCGGCCAGGCGCGCCAGGTGCGGTGCCTCCAGCTCGGCCATGGCATTCTGCAACTCGGGTAGCGCCCCAAGGGCATCGCGCAGGCGTGCCAGATCGCGTGGGCGGGCGTTGCGCAGGCCGATGCGGGCGAGAATCCGCTCGATATCGCCAATTTCCTTGAGTTGCGGCTGCAGCTTCTCGAAGCGGTAGCCATCGAGCAGGCAACGGATCGAGTCCTGGCGCGCCTGCAGCACCTTGAGATCGCGCAACGGGCGGTTCAACCAGCGGCTCAGCAAACGGCTGGCCATGGCGGTCTGGCAGCGGTCGACCACCGACTGCAGGGTGTTGTCTCGGCCGCCGGCCAGGTTGATGTCCAGCTCCAGGTTGCGGCGGCTGGCACCGTCGAGAATGACCGTATCGTCCAGGCGTTCGTGGCGCAGGCTGCGCAGGTGCGGCAGGGCGGTGCGCTGGGTTTCCTTGGCGTAGATCAGCAGGCAACCGGCGGCGCCGATGGCCAGGGTCAGCTTGTCGCAGCCAAAGCCCTTGAGGTCCTTGGTCGCGAACTGCTGGCACAGGGCCTTGCGCGCCGAGTCGCGGTCGAAGTCCCATGGCGCACGGCGACGGGCGCCCGGTCGTTTCTCGGCAGGCAGGTCGCGCGGCCAGTCGTCGGGGATCAACAGCTCGACCGGGTTGAGGCGCTCGAGCTCGGCCAGCAGGTTTTCCCAGCCCTTGATCTCCTGCACGCTGAAGTTGCCACTGGTGATGTCCAGTACGGCCAGGCCGAACAGGCGCTCGTCCCCGAGCAGCGCGGCAATCAGGTTGTCGCGACGCTCGTCGAGCAGGGCCTCGTCGCTGACCGTACCCGGGGTGATGATGCGCACCACCTGACGTTCCACCGGGCCCTTGCTGGTGGCAGGGTCGCCAATCTGCTCGCAGATCACCACCGATTCGCCGAGCTTGACCAGCTTGGCCAGGTAGCCTTCCAGCGAATGGAACGGAATCCCGCACATGGGGATGGACTGGCCGGCCGACTGACCGCGCGCGGTCAGGGTGATGTCCAGCAGTTTTGCGGCTTTTTTCGCATCTTCGTAGAAGATCTCGTAGAAGTCGCCCATGCGGTAGAACATCAGCTGGTCCGGGTGCTGGTTCTTCAGCTTCCAGTACTGCTGCATCATCGGGGTGTGTGCGGAGAAGTCGGAAATTGCTTTATTCATCAATGGCTTAGAAAGTAGGTCTCAATATTGTGGGGCAAATTGGGGCGTTCTGTGTTGCATGCACGACGCCGAGACCCACCGGATTTTCAAGCCGCATAGATTAACACGGCTACCCGGCAGGCTGTACCTGCAAGTCCGGCGAGTGCACAGGGATGCGCTGAAGGCAGGTTGACATCATGGTGCCTCCATGGAGAATTGCCTGCCTTCGCCCATCAGGGATGGCTTGCCTGACGCATTCGCGGTGGCCCGTGGCCCGGTAAAAAGTTATTGCAACAGGTTGATTAGTGCAGTGAGCGCAATTCGTTTTGATGTAGATGCGGTTTTTTGTATTTCCCTCGACACCCGCGCTGACCGGCGCACGCTGTTCAGCGAAACCATCGGGCGACAGCTCGACAACGAAGTGCACTTTCATGTCGTCGAGAAAAACAGCGACCCCAAGCGCGGTTGCTACGAGTCCCATCAGCAACTGGCCCGTCATGCGCTGGACAATGGCCTAGATCGAATCCTGATCTTCGAAGACGATGCCAAGGCGTATGAGTTCAAGCCTTCGCGGGTGCGCTGGGTAAACCGCTTCATGCAGAAACGGCCCTTCGAGGCCTTGCACCTGGGTTATTCCATGGGGCGAACCTGGCTGACCTGGTTCCCGTTCATCGCCCGCGGGCGGGTGGTGGCCCTGCATGCCTATGTGCTGTCGCGCGAGGGCTGTCGGATCCTGGCAGAGACGCCCTACGATGGCACCCCGGTGGATGT of the Pseudomonas asiatica genome contains:
- a CDS encoding peptidoglycan DD-metalloendopeptidase family protein: MGHTVIRQRKDGSGFTLLVIALAMGALLVGCSSTSSNSARVVDRNNTVPKRPAVTTGQYIVKPGDTLFSIAFRYGWDYKELAARNGIAAPYTIRPGQAIRFSSGSTGSTTVVSSPSSSSKTTVIRRPVGSTSTPTGNTSKPATPAASSSDPVVATVPAAERAVGGWTWPANGVLIGKFASNGSLNKGIDIAGDLGQPVFAASDGAVVYAGSGLRGYGELIIIKHSDTYVSAYGHNRRLLVREGQQVKAGQSIAEMGSTGTDRVKLHFEIRRQGKPVDPLQFLPRR
- a CDS encoding protein-L-isoaspartate(D-aspartate) O-methyltransferase yields the protein MTSQRTRERLIQRLCEEGVSNTKVLDVIRRTPRHLFVDEALAHRAYEDTALPIGHNQTISQPFMVAHMSELLLEAGPLDKVLEIGTGSGYQTAILAQLVERVFSVERIKVLQDRAKERLVELNLRNVVFRWGDGCEGWPALAPYNGIIVTAVAPEVPQALLDQLAPGGRMVIPVGPAGETQQLMLIVREEHGFSRRVLGAVRFVPLLNGPLA
- the fdxA gene encoding ferredoxin FdxA, with product MTFVVTDNCIKCKYTDCVEVCPVDCFYEGPNFLVIHPDECIDCALCEPECPAQAIFSEDEVPAGMENFIELNAELAEIWPNITERKDALPDAEEWDGKTGKIADLER
- the mutS gene encoding DNA mismatch repair protein MutS, whose protein sequence is MSDFSAHTPMMQQYWKLKNQHPDQLMFYRMGDFYEIFYEDAKKAAKLLDITLTARGQSAGQSIPMCGIPFHSLEGYLAKLVKLGESVVICEQIGDPATSKGPVERQVVRIITPGTVSDEALLDERRDNLIAALLGDERLFGLAVLDITSGNFSVQEIKGWENLLAELERLNPVELLIPDDWPRDLPAEKRPGARRRAPWDFDRDSARKALCQQFATKDLKGFGCDKLTLAIGAAGCLLIYAKETQRTALPHLRSLRHERLDDTVILDGASRRNLELDINLAGGRDNTLQSVVDRCQTAMASRLLSRWLNRPLRDLKVLQARQDSIRCLLDGYRFEKLQPQLKEIGDIERILARIGLRNARPRDLARLRDALGALPELQNAMAELEAPHLARLAAITGTYPELASLLERAIIDNPPAVIRDGGVLKAGYDNELDELLAISENAGQFLIDLEAREKARTGLANLKVGYNRVHGYFIELPTKQAEQAPGDYIRRQTLKGAERFITPELKAFEDKALSAKSRALAREKMLYDALLETLISHLAPLQDSAAALAELDVLSNLAERALNLDLNCPRFVDEPCLRIEQGRHPVVEQVLTTPFVANDLGLDNSTRMLIITGPNMGGKSTYMRQTALIVLLAHIGSFVPAASCELSLVDRIFTRIGSSDDLAGGRSTFMVEMSETANILHNATDRSLVLMDEVGRGTSTFDGLSLAWAAAERLAQLRAYTLFATHYFELTVLPESEPLVANVHLNATEHNERIVFLHHVLPGPASQSYGLAVAQLAGVPTAVIQRAREHLARLETTSLPHEQPPAQKAKDVPQVPHQSDLFASLPHPAIEKLGKLQLDDMTPRQAIEMLYQLKNLL
- a CDS encoding glycosyltransferase family 25 protein; protein product: MSAIRFDVDAVFCISLDTRADRRTLFSETIGRQLDNEVHFHVVEKNSDPKRGCYESHQQLARHALDNGLDRILIFEDDAKAYEFKPSRVRWVNRFMQKRPFEALHLGYSMGRTWLTWFPFIARGRVVALHAYVLSREGCRILAETPYDGTPVDVVVKHRIRQHCVFPMMFRQHAAAVAGSDLEQVVRNEDEWWERNWTKHRRSPMKNIWRTVLRLNF
- the rpoS gene encoding RNA polymerase sigma factor RpoS, with amino-acid sequence MALSKEVPEFDIDDDLLLMETGIVLETDVVSDEPAVSSVRTRAKSGSSLKQHKYIDYSRALDATQLYLNEIGFSPLLSPEEEVHFARLSQKGDPAGRKRMIESNLRLVVKIARRYVNRGLSLLDLIEEGNLGLIRAVEKFDPERGFRFSTYATWWIRQTIERAIMNQTRTIRLPIHVVKELNVYLRAARELTQKLDHEPSPEEIATLLEKPVAEVKRMLGLNERVSSVDVSLGPDSDKTLLDTLTDDRPTDPCELLQDDDLSQSIDQWLGELTDKQREVVVRRFGLRGHESSTLEDVGLEIGLTRERVRQIQVEGLKRLREILEKNGLSSESLFQ